A single genomic interval of Desulfurobacteriaceae bacterium harbors:
- the tsf gene encoding translation elongation factor Ts, with the protein MAEITTQMIKELREKTGAGIVDCKKALQEANGDMEKAVEILRKKGAAKAAKKADRATAEGIVVSYIHAGGKVGALVEINCETDFVARTEDFKTLGHEIAMQVAAMAPEYLSKEDVPAEVIEKEKEILKQQALSEGKPEHIVEKIVEGRLNKFYSEKCLLEQPWIKDDSKTIADLVREYITKLGENIKVKRFCRFEVGK; encoded by the coding sequence GAAAAAACAGGAGCTGGAATTGTTGACTGTAAAAAGGCCCTTCAAGAAGCTAATGGAGATATGGAAAAGGCAGTTGAAATCCTAAGAAAAAAGGGTGCAGCTAAGGCAGCTAAAAAGGCAGACAGAGCTACAGCTGAAGGTATCGTTGTTTCTTATATCCATGCTGGTGGAAAAGTTGGGGCCTTAGTAGAGATCAACTGTGAGACAGATTTCGTAGCAAGAACAGAGGACTTTAAGACTCTTGGACACGAAATTGCTATGCAAGTAGCTGCAATGGCTCCTGAGTATTTAAGCAAGGAAGATGTTCCAGCTGAGGTTATCGAGAAAGAAAAGGAAATTCTCAAGCAGCAGGCACTTAGTGAAGGAAAGCCTGAGCATATTGTTGAAAAGATAGTTGAAGGAAGACTTAATAAGTTCTACTCTGAAAAGTGTCTTCTAGAACAGCCTTGGATTAAGGACGACAGCAAAACAATTGCTGATCTTGTAAGGGAGTACATTACCAAGCTTGGAGAAAATATCAAAGTTAAAAGATTTTGTAGATTTGAAGTAGGTAAGTAA